One segment of Pontibacter akesuensis DNA contains the following:
- a CDS encoding RagB/SusD family nutrient uptake outer membrane protein, with the protein MKNISSLFKVGVLSAGLLLTSGCELDITNPNAASDKEVLSSRDGIIALSVGVRQFYSTSGLEAAYLYTAVTGRELKGVATFTNILELEAGGAALPTFNGNILNLWSRMQRTMSMSEQILENAPNIPTLTGGTLSGVLAQAHFFKAVALGTLASSFEQANTETSATGNVTFKPRAAVLAEAISHLEQGIALLDANPVSPEFTALVSGPAFNLKNSLYAMNARYNLYAGNYAAAITNANLVDLSVRSEYVYSTLSVNPIYNTIFVLAYYSPRDKFGLPAELFEAGDERYNFYFSEPNAVVNGDPVKTLKGFFNTQTSSIPVYLPDEIKLVKAEAILRSNGSLTEALGLINEVRTQASGDIFSVNAALPAYSGPVTVEALLLEVYKQRSAELYLSGQRWEDNRRFNRPGPLDPMPERNRNFYPYPDQERINNPNTPADPAI; encoded by the coding sequence ATGAAAAATATAAGTTCTTTATTTAAGGTGGGTGTCCTCTCGGCCGGGCTGCTGCTTACCAGTGGTTGCGAACTGGATATCACTAATCCCAATGCCGCCAGCGACAAGGAAGTGCTTTCATCCAGAGACGGTATTATTGCCCTGAGTGTAGGGGTAAGGCAGTTTTATTCTACCTCAGGGTTAGAGGCTGCTTATCTGTACACCGCCGTTACTGGCAGAGAACTAAAAGGCGTGGCTACGTTCACCAACATCCTGGAATTAGAAGCTGGAGGTGCTGCCTTGCCTACATTTAATGGCAACATCCTAAACCTGTGGTCCAGGATGCAGCGCACAATGAGCATGAGCGAGCAGATTCTGGAAAACGCACCTAACATTCCTACTTTAACGGGAGGCACCCTTAGTGGTGTTCTGGCGCAAGCTCACTTTTTTAAGGCGGTGGCGTTAGGTACGTTGGCCTCTTCTTTTGAACAGGCAAATACCGAAACAAGCGCTACCGGAAACGTAACCTTCAAGCCTAGAGCAGCAGTACTGGCGGAGGCTATCTCTCACTTGGAACAGGGAATAGCCTTACTCGATGCAAATCCAGTTTCTCCCGAGTTTACTGCGCTGGTGTCAGGCCCGGCCTTTAACTTAAAGAACTCCCTGTACGCCATGAACGCCAGGTATAATTTATATGCAGGTAACTATGCCGCAGCCATCACAAATGCAAACCTGGTTGATCTGTCCGTAAGGTCTGAATATGTGTATAGTACCTTAAGCGTAAACCCTATCTATAATACCATTTTTGTGCTGGCTTATTACAGCCCACGCGATAAGTTTGGCCTGCCGGCAGAATTGTTTGAGGCAGGGGATGAACGCTATAACTTTTACTTCTCTGAGCCAAATGCCGTTGTGAACGGAGACCCTGTAAAAACATTGAAGGGGTTCTTCAATACCCAGACGTCAAGCATACCTGTTTACTTACCAGACGAAATTAAATTAGTGAAGGCAGAGGCCATTTTACGTAGTAATGGTTCTTTAACAGAAGCGCTTGGTTTAATAAACGAGGTGAGAACTCAGGCATCCGGGGATATTTTTAGCGTAAATGCTGCTTTGCCAGCTTACAGTGGGCCGGTTACGGTCGAAGCACTGTTGTTGGAGGTATACAAGCAGCGGTCTGCAGAGCTCTACCTATCCGGGCAGCGGTGGGAAGACAACCGCAGGTTCAACCGACCAGGCCCCCTGGACCCCATGCCGGAGCGAAACAGGAATTTTTACCCCTATCCGGATCAGGAACGTATAAATAATCCAAATACGCCAGCAGATCCAGCTATTTAA
- a CDS encoding LURP-one-related/scramblase family protein — MQNIQFPLTFTFKISTFSNDFVIQDASGDTISFVRQKLFKFIEEVNVYSDESKSEELYSIRANKWLDFSAAYAFTDSSGREVGSVARKGWASLWKARYEIYDAHKNQDLLIQEENGWIKVADGILGEIPILGFFTGYLFNPSYLITRPNGDAVARLEKKPSLFGRRFTVTKIGEFEEGEEERAILSLMMMILLERRRG; from the coding sequence ATGCAAAACATTCAGTTCCCGCTCACCTTTACCTTTAAAATTTCCACCTTTTCCAACGACTTTGTCATACAGGATGCCAGCGGCGACACGATCAGTTTTGTGCGGCAGAAGCTTTTCAAATTTATTGAGGAAGTGAACGTGTACAGCGATGAATCCAAGTCGGAGGAACTGTACAGCATCCGGGCAAACAAGTGGCTGGACTTCTCAGCGGCCTATGCCTTTACCGACTCCTCGGGCAGGGAAGTGGGCAGCGTAGCCCGAAAAGGGTGGGCGTCGCTGTGGAAAGCCCGCTATGAAATTTACGACGCGCACAAGAACCAGGACCTGCTCATTCAGGAAGAAAATGGATGGATAAAAGTAGCTGACGGTATATTGGGGGAGATTCCTATACTTGGGTTTTTCACCGGCTACCTGTTCAACCCGTCTTACCTGATTACCCGCCCCAATGGCGATGCGGTGGCAAGGCTGGAGAAGAAGCCTTCCCTCTTTGGGCGCCGCTTTACCGTTACCAAGATCGGCGAGTTTGAGGAGGGCGAGGAGGAGCGCGCCATACTTAGTTTGATGATGATGATTTTGCTGGAGAGACGCAGGGGCTAA
- a CDS encoding pentapeptide repeat-containing protein, translated as MEALLHEGKTFEKISYSGKEVKGREFEGCTFRQCDFSNSNFSHNRFVDCQFIGCNLAMMKLNGTSLRDAIFEDCKLTGINFHECEDFLFSVQFEGCILDYASFMKKKMPKTKFSHTSLKNVDFSNANLAGAMFDNTNLEGAVFSRTELKEANFLTAYNFNIDPEINSLTKARFSLHGIPGLLTKYKIRVE; from the coding sequence ATGGAGGCACTCCTGCACGAGGGGAAGACGTTCGAAAAGATCAGCTATTCGGGAAAGGAGGTAAAGGGCCGGGAGTTTGAAGGCTGTACCTTCAGGCAGTGTGACTTCTCGAACAGCAATTTCTCGCATAACCGTTTTGTGGATTGCCAGTTTATTGGTTGCAACCTCGCCATGATGAAGCTGAACGGTACTTCGCTGCGGGATGCAATTTTTGAAGACTGTAAACTGACAGGAATCAACTTCCATGAGTGCGAGGATTTCCTGTTTTCCGTTCAGTTTGAGGGCTGCATTCTGGACTATGCTTCTTTTATGAAGAAGAAAATGCCGAAAACGAAGTTCAGCCATACTTCCCTGAAAAACGTGGACTTCTCAAACGCTAACCTCGCCGGAGCGATGTTCGACAACACGAACCTGGAGGGCGCTGTTTTCAGCCGGACAGAATTGAAAGAAGCCAACTTTCTCACCGCTTACAATTTCAACATCGATCCGGAGATCAACAGCCTCACCAAAGCCAGGTTCTCGCTGCACGGTATCCCCGGCTTGTTGACAAAGTATAAAATCAGAGTGGAGTAA
- a CDS encoding quinone-dependent dihydroorotate dehydrogenase, translating into MYKSLLRPLLFQLDPEKVHYLTTDALRASMKLPLARNISQKMFKVENARLERELFGLKFPNPVGLAAGFDKDAKLVDELAELGFGFVEIGTLTPKPQSGNDRPRLFRLPQDQAIINRMGFNNEGVDAAVRRLEKRKSNVIVGGNIGKNKVTPNEEALSDYMYCFKALFDVVDYFVVNVSSPNTPDLRALQDKEPLQRLLVALQEQNQKMRKPKPLLLKIAPDLNLEQLNDIIEIATEARLSGIIGTNTTVSRKGLLTPEARVQEIGMGGLSGKPLTIHSTQIIRHLRTFLPPEIRLIGVGGIMTGADGVEKIHAGADLVQLYTGFIYEGPSLISQINKKLLSR; encoded by the coding sequence GTGTATAAAAGCCTGCTGCGCCCGCTGCTCTTCCAACTCGATCCCGAGAAAGTCCATTACCTCACCACCGATGCCCTGCGTGCTTCCATGAAGCTGCCGCTGGCCCGTAACATCAGCCAAAAAATGTTCAAGGTGGAGAATGCACGGCTGGAGCGGGAACTGTTTGGGCTGAAGTTTCCGAACCCGGTTGGCCTGGCCGCGGGCTTCGATAAAGACGCCAAACTGGTGGATGAATTGGCAGAGTTGGGGTTTGGCTTTGTCGAGATCGGAACATTGACTCCGAAGCCACAGTCAGGCAACGACAGGCCGCGCCTGTTCCGCTTGCCACAGGACCAGGCCATCATCAACCGCATGGGCTTCAACAACGAGGGAGTGGATGCGGCTGTGAGGCGCTTGGAGAAGCGCAAAAGCAATGTGATTGTGGGCGGCAACATCGGTAAAAACAAAGTAACGCCAAACGAGGAGGCCCTTAGCGACTACATGTACTGCTTTAAGGCGCTGTTTGATGTGGTGGACTATTTTGTGGTGAATGTCAGTTCGCCTAACACGCCTGACCTCCGAGCCCTGCAGGACAAGGAGCCGTTGCAGCGGCTGCTGGTAGCGCTGCAGGAGCAGAACCAGAAAATGCGTAAGCCAAAGCCGCTGCTGCTCAAAATAGCCCCCGACCTGAACCTCGAGCAGCTCAACGACATCATCGAGATCGCCACGGAGGCCAGGCTGAGCGGCATCATCGGCACCAACACCACCGTCAGCCGTAAGGGCCTGCTGACACCGGAAGCGCGGGTGCAGGAAATTGGCATGGGTGGCCTGAGCGGGAAACCACTGACCATACACTCCACGCAGATCATCCGCCACCTGCGCACGTTTCTGCCGCCGGAAATTCGCCTGATCGGCGTAGGCGGCATTATGACGGGAGCGGACGGCGTAGAGAAAATCCATGCCGGTGCCGACCTGGTGCAGCTTTATACAGGCTTTATCTATGAAGGGCCATCTCTGATCAGCCAGATCAATAAAAAATTACTTTCCAGATAA
- a CDS encoding FtsK/SpoIIIE family DNA translocase, with amino-acid sequence MAKNTYRNDTVQAGRRNEARSKNEPRMTNVPKGEKPKKAKKKWSFRIPTPKLNLTPAFFKDRRFRLSIGFTFLLLSLFLTIAFVSYLFTGHADQSVVETVSGTGLKESGKEAENWLGLFGAWLSHIFINDLVGIGAFFCIPVFFFTGAKIVFKRVNVSLSYVLGLCSFCMLWLSLALGYAVFASQAIDKYGFLGGSIGIETAIWLNSLIGWGSWLLLGFLLLVFVVSYFNVTSISWGSSAAPATLAMEGAGADKNYADNLGDVLGGRANSVNHNADPTASLEYEEEEYEDELFDEEEDEEINRALEMELSTLAAKEETPVAPVKPAAPALELDIELPEDLELEEEYYEEEPEMELEVEAVEEEESGSGAMENYDPTLDLASYKYPTLDLLTDYGASKIQVTKEELEANKNKIVDTLGHYNISIASIKATIGPTVTLYEIVPDAGVRISKIKNLEDDIALSLAALGIRIIAPIPGKGTIGIEVPNTKKEMVSIKSILSTEKFMKSDMDLPIAFGKTITNEVFITDLAKMPHLLMAGATGQGKSVGLNAILTSLLYKRHPSQLKFVLVDPKKVELSLFNKIERHFLAKLPDTDEAIITDTKKVVNTLNSLCMEMDMRYDLLKDAGCRNLKEYNRKFVERKLNPKKGHRFMPFIVLVIDELADLMMTAGKEVETPIARLAQLARAIGIHLVVATQRPSVNVITGIIKANFPARISFKVTSKIDSRTILDAGGADQLIGQGDMLFSIGSDMIRIQCAFVDTPEVDRICEHIGNQQGYSDAYLLPEFVGDESGNEKADFDPSNRDPLFEEAARIIVQHQQGSTSLLQRRLKLGYNRAGRLIDQLESAGVVGAFEGSKAREVLIPDEYSLEQLLNTLG; translated from the coding sequence ATGGCTAAGAACACTTACAGAAACGACACAGTGCAGGCAGGGCGGAGAAACGAGGCGCGTAGTAAGAACGAGCCACGCATGACCAACGTGCCCAAGGGGGAGAAGCCGAAAAAGGCGAAGAAAAAATGGTCTTTCCGTATTCCCACGCCCAAACTGAACCTGACACCCGCCTTTTTCAAGGACCGCCGCTTCAGATTATCGATTGGGTTCACGTTTCTGCTGTTATCCCTTTTCCTGACCATCGCCTTCGTATCGTACCTGTTCACCGGCCATGCCGATCAGAGTGTGGTGGAGACCGTGAGCGGAACCGGGCTGAAAGAGTCGGGCAAAGAGGCGGAGAACTGGCTAGGGCTTTTTGGAGCCTGGCTGTCGCACATCTTTATAAACGACCTGGTGGGCATTGGCGCCTTTTTCTGTATCCCGGTTTTCTTCTTTACAGGGGCTAAAATCGTTTTTAAGCGCGTAAACGTGTCGTTGAGTTATGTGCTGGGGCTGTGCAGCTTCTGTATGCTGTGGTTAAGCCTGGCCCTGGGCTACGCGGTGTTTGCCTCACAGGCCATCGACAAGTATGGCTTTCTGGGCGGCTCCATCGGGATCGAAACGGCCATCTGGCTTAACAGCCTGATTGGCTGGGGCTCCTGGTTGCTGTTGGGCTTTTTGCTGCTGGTTTTTGTAGTAAGCTACTTCAACGTGACAAGTATAAGCTGGGGATCATCTGCTGCGCCAGCCACTCTGGCTATGGAGGGTGCCGGTGCCGATAAAAACTACGCCGATAACCTGGGCGACGTGCTGGGTGGCCGGGCAAACAGTGTAAACCACAATGCTGACCCAACTGCTTCTCTGGAGTATGAGGAGGAAGAATACGAAGATGAGCTGTTTGATGAGGAGGAGGACGAGGAGATAAACCGTGCCCTGGAGATGGAACTCAGTACGCTTGCCGCAAAGGAAGAAACTCCTGTTGCGCCTGTGAAGCCTGCTGCACCTGCCCTGGAATTAGATATAGAGCTGCCGGAAGACCTGGAACTGGAAGAGGAGTACTACGAGGAAGAACCAGAAATGGAACTGGAGGTAGAGGCGGTAGAGGAAGAGGAGAGTGGCTCCGGCGCAATGGAGAACTACGACCCCACACTTGACCTGGCCAGCTACAAATACCCTACCCTCGACTTGCTGACCGACTACGGCGCCAGCAAAATACAGGTAACCAAAGAGGAACTGGAGGCAAACAAGAATAAGATTGTGGATACGCTGGGCCACTACAACATCAGTATTGCCAGCATCAAAGCCACCATCGGCCCAACCGTTACGCTGTACGAAATTGTGCCGGACGCCGGGGTGCGTATATCCAAGATCAAGAACCTGGAGGACGATATCGCGCTTAGCCTGGCAGCGCTCGGTATTCGTATCATCGCTCCGATTCCGGGCAAAGGAACGATCGGTATTGAGGTGCCGAACACCAAGAAAGAGATGGTTTCCATTAAGTCAATCCTTTCTACCGAGAAGTTCATGAAGAGCGATATGGACCTGCCGATCGCTTTCGGTAAGACCATCACCAACGAAGTGTTCATCACGGACCTGGCCAAAATGCCGCACTTGCTCATGGCGGGTGCCACGGGACAGGGTAAGTCCGTTGGATTAAATGCTATACTTACTTCGCTGCTGTACAAGCGCCACCCATCGCAGCTTAAGTTTGTGCTTGTCGATCCGAAGAAGGTGGAATTGTCACTGTTCAACAAGATTGAGCGCCACTTCCTGGCCAAGCTGCCGGATACAGACGAGGCCATCATCACCGACACGAAGAAAGTGGTGAACACGCTCAACTCGCTGTGTATGGAGATGGACATGCGCTACGATTTGCTGAAGGATGCCGGTTGCCGTAACCTGAAGGAGTATAACCGCAAGTTTGTGGAGCGCAAGCTGAACCCGAAAAAGGGCCACCGCTTTATGCCCTTCATCGTGCTGGTAATTGACGAGTTGGCTGACTTGATGATGACCGCCGGCAAAGAAGTGGAAACGCCGATTGCGCGTTTGGCACAGCTGGCACGTGCCATTGGAATTCACCTGGTGGTGGCTACGCAGCGTCCTTCTGTGAACGTGATCACGGGTATTATCAAGGCCAACTTCCCGGCGCGTATCTCCTTTAAAGTAACTTCAAAGATTGACTCCCGCACGATTCTGGATGCCGGTGGTGCCGACCAGTTGATTGGCCAGGGGGATATGCTCTTCTCCATTGGCTCAGACATGATTCGTATCCAGTGTGCGTTTGTGGATACGCCGGAAGTAGACCGCATCTGTGAGCATATCGGCAACCAGCAGGGTTACAGTGATGCCTACCTGCTGCCTGAGTTTGTGGGCGACGAAAGCGGCAACGAGAAAGCCGACTTCGATCCAAGCAACCGCGATCCGTTGTTTGAGGAGGCAGCCCGCATTATTGTGCAGCACCAGCAGGGCAGTACCTCGCTGCTGCAGCGCCGCCTGAAGTTGGGCTACAACCGCGCCGGCCGCCTGATCGACCAGTTGGAGTCTGCCGGTGTGGTGGGCGCCTTTGAGGGCAGCAAGGCGCGCGAAGTTTTAATTCCGGACGAATACAGTTTGGAACAGTTATTGAATACCCTTGGGTAG
- a CDS encoding LolA family protein: MKKLFSLLLVVLLFASVASAQQDPQATKVLNAMSQKYKSMKAFKADFAQTLENTSANVKETMKGSVTVSGDKYRLGVSGQEIISDGKTMYTYLKDANEVTITESDPEAEAMAPSRIFDMYKKGYKYSYVGPETKDGVKYDVIELAPEDRKNPIYKVRLYISQKDKTLKSWQMFRSNGNRYTYTISNFQPNPTLASDAFSFNKAKYKGVTVVDLR; this comes from the coding sequence ATGAAAAAGTTATTCTCTCTATTGCTGGTTGTGCTTTTATTCGCTTCGGTGGCAAGTGCACAACAGGACCCTCAGGCAACAAAAGTACTGAATGCCATGAGCCAGAAGTATAAGTCGATGAAGGCTTTCAAGGCCGACTTCGCTCAGACGCTGGAAAATACTTCGGCCAATGTAAAGGAAACTATGAAGGGCAGCGTTACGGTTAGCGGCGACAAGTACCGTTTGGGCGTGAGTGGCCAGGAGATTATCAGCGATGGCAAGACCATGTACACGTACCTGAAGGATGCCAACGAAGTGACGATTACCGAATCTGATCCTGAGGCAGAGGCCATGGCGCCGAGCCGCATTTTCGACATGTACAAGAAGGGCTACAAGTATAGCTATGTTGGCCCGGAGACGAAGGATGGCGTGAAGTATGATGTAATTGAGTTGGCGCCGGAAGACCGTAAAAACCCGATTTACAAGGTGCGTCTCTACATCAGCCAGAAAGACAAGACCTTGAAGAGCTGGCAGATGTTCCGTAGCAACGGCAACCGCTATACTTATACTATCAGCAACTTCCAACCCAACCCAACCCTTGCCTCGGATGCTTTCTCCTTTAACAAGGCCAAGTATAAAGGCGTAACGGTGGTTGATTTAAGATAA
- the pyrF gene encoding orotidine-5'-phosphate decarboxylase has translation MTRAQLFEQILKKKSYLCVGLDTDPLKLPEHLMDTEDPVFEFNRQIVEATADLCVAYKPNIAFYEAQGPQGWVSLQKTLEVIPPDIFTIADAKRGDIGNTSELYARAFFQQMAFDSITVAPYMGADSVKPFLKQEGKWVILLALTSNAGSQDFQMLRLHDGHEEYLFEQVLRTSSDWATADQMMYVVGATRADYVQRVRQLIPNHFLLVPGVGAQGGSLAEISRLGMNQQCGLLVNSTRAIIYASSGKDFAEKARAAALEVQREMEALLEELLVR, from the coding sequence ATGACAAGAGCGCAGCTTTTTGAGCAAATCCTGAAAAAGAAATCTTACCTGTGCGTCGGCCTCGACACGGATCCGCTGAAACTGCCGGAGCACCTGATGGACACCGAAGATCCCGTTTTCGAGTTTAACCGCCAGATTGTAGAGGCCACTGCCGATCTGTGTGTGGCATACAAGCCCAACATCGCTTTTTATGAGGCACAGGGGCCACAGGGCTGGGTAAGCCTGCAGAAAACACTGGAGGTAATTCCGCCTGATATTTTCACCATTGCCGATGCCAAGCGCGGTGATATCGGCAACACCTCGGAGCTCTACGCCCGCGCCTTTTTCCAGCAGATGGCTTTTGACTCCATCACAGTTGCCCCTTACATGGGAGCCGATTCCGTGAAACCGTTCCTGAAGCAGGAGGGGAAATGGGTGATACTGCTGGCCCTTACCTCCAACGCCGGCAGCCAGGATTTCCAGATGCTGCGCCTGCACGACGGCCACGAAGAATACCTGTTTGAGCAGGTTCTCAGAACCAGCTCCGACTGGGCCACCGCCGACCAGATGATGTATGTGGTAGGAGCCACCCGGGCAGACTATGTGCAGCGCGTACGCCAGCTAATTCCGAATCATTTCCTGCTGGTGCCCGGCGTAGGCGCACAAGGCGGCAGCCTGGCAGAAATCTCCCGGTTAGGCATGAACCAACAATGCGGGTTGCTGGTAAACTCCACCCGCGCCATCATCTACGCCTCCTCAGGCAAAGACTTCGCAGAAAAGGCCCGCGCGGCAGCGCTGGAAGTGCAACGGGAGATGGAGGCGTTGCTGGAGGAGTTGCTGGTGAGGTAA
- a CDS encoding DUF6414 family protein — protein MQNRLMNKYPIPFYLNQKFVFDIIAIAEDGFSSIQTIKSSDTAENSKENRIKGEVGLNNVFAFLGVSIGGDNANKRVQGNSRELEFQKVHTPNSLFAKMRASLTETGIIRKENFMQSSSGEFVEFKAILRKNPIIDNLESYFSIFRMALSFDDKPQGKPQKQEQQNNRKMLEQFEGLVNQLKTEGSLDLVGEHLGEEAFSTVLTIDRDYLNDPSLSDIADGEFTILGKVIKVINQESGGSINLLRKTSLSKVNDVLLSQMFSGFQNLDQHGLKNADFKREVEAPVIQVVPIAIFT, from the coding sequence ATGCAAAATAGACTTATGAATAAATATCCAATCCCTTTCTATCTTAATCAGAAGTTTGTCTTTGATATAATTGCAATTGCTGAAGATGGGTTTTCATCTATACAAACTATAAAGTCTTCCGATACAGCAGAAAACTCAAAGGAAAATCGCATAAAAGGCGAAGTAGGTTTAAATAATGTTTTTGCTTTTTTAGGAGTCTCTATCGGTGGTGATAATGCTAATAAAAGGGTACAAGGCAATTCCCGAGAATTAGAATTTCAAAAAGTACACACGCCTAATTCTTTGTTTGCGAAAATGAGAGCATCATTAACTGAAACGGGAATAATAAGAAAAGAGAATTTCATGCAAAGTTCTTCAGGTGAGTTTGTCGAATTCAAAGCGATATTAAGGAAAAATCCCATTATTGATAACTTAGAAAGTTACTTTTCAATATTTAGAATGGCTTTGAGTTTTGATGATAAACCACAAGGTAAACCTCAAAAACAAGAGCAGCAGAACAACAGAAAAATGCTTGAGCAGTTTGAAGGTTTGGTTAATCAACTCAAAACGGAAGGCAGTCTAGATCTAGTAGGTGAACATTTGGGGGAAGAAGCCTTCAGCACAGTATTAACAATTGATAGAGATTATCTAAATGACCCCTCACTAAGCGACATTGCAGATGGTGAGTTTACAATTCTAGGGAAAGTGATAAAGGTAATCAATCAAGAATCTGGCGGCTCTATCAATCTTCTAAGAAAGACAAGTCTAAGTAAAGTAAATGATGTGTTGTTAAGTCAAATGTTTTCTGGGTTCCAAAATCTTGACCAGCACGGATTGAAAAATGCGGATTTCAAAAGAGAAGTAGAAGCTCCAGTAATTCAGGTAGTACCCATAGCAATATTTACATAA
- a CDS encoding YehS family protein: MNNNDILRRIRYTFDFSDSKMIELFGLAGREVTRAQVSDWLKKDEDPEVKELDDEHLAVFLNGLINDRRGKKEGPQPEPEKRLNNNIIFRKLKIALDLKDEDILHILELANFRLGRHELSAFFRNPSQSQYRDCKDQVLRNFLHGMQIKYHDGTN, from the coding sequence ATGAACAATAACGATATACTACGCCGCATCCGGTACACTTTTGACTTCAGCGATTCTAAAATGATAGAGTTGTTTGGCTTGGCGGGCCGTGAGGTAACGCGGGCGCAGGTCAGCGATTGGCTCAAGAAAGACGAAGACCCGGAAGTGAAGGAACTGGACGACGAGCACCTGGCTGTTTTCCTGAACGGGCTCATCAACGACAGGCGCGGCAAGAAAGAGGGGCCGCAGCCGGAGCCGGAGAAGCGCCTGAACAACAACATCATCTTCCGGAAACTGAAGATCGCCCTCGATCTGAAAGACGAGGATATTCTGCATATTTTGGAACTGGCAAATTTCCGCCTGGGCAGGCACGAGCTGAGTGCGTTCTTCCGCAACCCAAGCCAGTCCCAGTACCGCGATTGCAAGGACCAGGTGCTGCGCAATTTTCTGCACGGCATGCAAATTAAATACCACGACGGCACCAACTAA
- a CDS encoding DUF2851 family protein, translating into MKEDFLHYIWQHQYFAKADLATTDGQALQVLRVGFYNTDAGPDFREALLRVGEVEWSGSVEVHLNASDWHRHQHQHDQKYDQVVLHVVWEADVPVTRTDGTLVPVLELQQRVDLRLLQTYEMLQQAKNPIPCAAFWPEVPEITKKLMLERALVERLEEKGEQVLQSYRSYGNDWEQATYEALLRSFGFKINQAPFEQLAKALPLPVVRRHQQNLLQLEALLLGQAGFLADAADAYAQQLQREYTFLSHKYNLQPLALQRHQWNFLRMRPANFPTVRLAQLAALLHQQQALFSRLLEADTVKKYEQLFQAPVSAYWQRHYLFGRENKAPATRMGKSSAQNLIINIAVPLLAACANFSGENTYLERAVSLLEQLRESSNKYTRLYEALRWHAKSAADNQAALSLYKRYCQPVNCMHCAVGNKIMKQNSSAA; encoded by the coding sequence GTGAAAGAGGACTTCCTGCACTATATCTGGCAGCATCAGTACTTTGCTAAAGCGGACCTGGCCACCACAGATGGCCAGGCGCTGCAGGTGCTGCGTGTGGGGTTCTACAACACCGATGCCGGGCCGGATTTCAGGGAGGCCTTACTTCGGGTGGGGGAGGTGGAGTGGTCGGGCAGCGTGGAGGTGCACCTGAACGCTTCGGATTGGCACCGCCACCAGCACCAGCACGACCAGAAGTACGACCAGGTGGTGCTGCACGTGGTGTGGGAGGCAGACGTGCCGGTAACGCGCACAGATGGCACACTGGTGCCGGTGCTGGAACTGCAGCAGCGCGTGGACCTGCGTCTCCTGCAGACGTACGAGATGCTGCAGCAGGCGAAGAATCCTATTCCGTGTGCCGCTTTCTGGCCCGAGGTGCCGGAGATCACAAAGAAGCTAATGCTGGAGCGGGCACTGGTGGAGCGGCTGGAGGAAAAAGGGGAGCAGGTGCTGCAAAGCTACCGCAGCTACGGCAACGATTGGGAGCAGGCAACTTACGAGGCGCTTTTACGGAGCTTTGGCTTTAAGATTAACCAAGCGCCATTCGAACAATTGGCTAAAGCCCTGCCGCTACCCGTGGTGCGCAGGCACCAGCAGAATCTGCTGCAACTGGAGGCCCTTCTGCTGGGGCAGGCAGGCTTTTTAGCGGATGCCGCAGATGCGTACGCGCAGCAGTTGCAGCGGGAGTACACGTTCCTGAGCCACAAGTATAACCTGCAGCCACTAGCCCTGCAACGGCACCAGTGGAATTTCCTGCGGATGCGCCCCGCCAACTTCCCGACCGTAAGACTGGCCCAACTAGCGGCGTTGCTGCACCAACAGCAGGCGCTCTTCTCCCGCTTGCTCGAAGCGGACACCGTCAAAAAATATGAGCAGCTTTTCCAGGCGCCGGTGTCGGCTTACTGGCAGCGGCATTACCTGTTTGGCAGGGAGAACAAAGCTCCTGCTACACGCATGGGCAAAAGCAGCGCACAGAATCTCATCATCAATATTGCCGTGCCGCTATTGGCCGCCTGCGCCAATTTCAGTGGCGAGAATACCTATTTAGAGCGGGCTGTTAGCTTGCTGGAGCAGCTGCGGGAAAGCAGTAACAAGTACACACGCCTTTATGAGGCGCTTCGCTGGCACGCCAAATCAGCTGCCGATAACCAGGCAGCCCTAAGCCTGTACAAGCGCTACTGCCAGCCAGTGAACTGCATGCACTGCGCCGTCGGCAACAAAATAATGAAGCAAAACAGCTCTGCCGCGTGA